CCAGAATTCAATCATTAATATGTGcgtaaatgttaaaaatgttcCTAGTTAGTTGTACTTACCAACTAAGaaactaatttctttttcttccccatgACCTTGAGTTATGGCTTAATAACCATTGCTTTATTCCAGATGTTTTCCGTCTCTTCTGGACACGTTTTAGTGGCAGTAGAGAGGGCAGAGGGCTGGTCCTAGGGAGAACGGTGGGTTTGCGATGCCTACAGGGAGAGAAGGTAGACGCTGCAGTTGTCAGGGGTGCCTACTTCTCACTTACGCACGCACATGCCTACTCAGAGGAAGGAACCCTTTTTCGGCGTGGGGATGGCATTCATGTCAAAAGGGAATGGTTGGCGGTGTTATTTTCCTTTCCACAAATGTGGATGTTTAAAATAGGGTGTTATCCAATCGGCATACGTGACACACAGACTATGTATAGAGGTGGACTTGGGCCTGGCAGATGATGAGGGCCAGGTCTCACCAAAACCTAGTCGTGGTTTTCCATGGACTATGCCCGAGGAATCGCCCCAAAGGCTGCTAGCACCAACCCCTCTGTTGCCTTGACAAATCTGCCTGCCCAGATCTTGACTTGTTTGGAATGGATCTATCTCAGAGCGGGTGAACTGGGATTTTGGCCGTATTTTCAGGGGCATGCCAGAGGCTCACATTTCCTCTCTGAACCTCCCTCCAAGCCGCACTGTACTCAGGGAGGGTAAGCATATTCCTTGTTCTTTCCTGCGTTTTGACTCTCTGCCCTGCAGAGCTGGCGTGCAGCCAGGGGAACCCAATCGCTGAGCTGTAGCTAAGGCTATATTTAACAGGACTTATTGTCTTGTAGTGCGTTTACAAGTTTAGGAACAGCTTTGAGCTTGAGTAGTCACGGTAGGGATTTGAAGTATTGTCCATATTGTCTTCCTGTGTTCCTTCAGAATGCCTGTAGATTAAATTTATTTAAGGAGCTTTTAGGTCTCCGGAAATTCCCTGTTTAAGCTTTGAGTAAACACAGCAAGGATTTTAGAAgaggtttgctttttgttgttgttgttgttttgttttttgttttccctattTGAAACAAATAGGTTATGTTTCACAGAGTATAAGTCTGGCCAAAGGGAAGGATGATGGAATATTCTTGTCCTGTGAAACCTTCTATGACCATACCTCAGCTGATTTTGCTCTCCAAAGAGGGAAAGACAATGCAAATGAGGCAAATATAAGATTACCATATGCACAAGTGGGACTTGAAATATTTCTGGAGTGTCCTTAATGGATTTGAAGTGCCGTGAAAAAAATTTGAATTTTGAACAAGGAGAGAAAATTCATTTAATCAGAGGCTGGGGAAAGATGGCAGCCAGCGAAGGGTAGTTGTGCACTTGCTAGACGCCTCTAAAACagattacaatgaacatttggcTGATTTGAATCAGAAGCCAcattcctcccccaccccgcctccTATCCGCATCTCTTCTTTTTACCCTCAAGTGTAGTTTCGATATGACTAGGGAATGGACACTAAAAATATTTCTGGAATGACGTGACCCTCTATCTCCCCATCCAGGAGAGCGACAAAGCTGTacaagggacagcacatgcttTCCGTTCATTTCTGGCAGACCCCCGTCCGACCTACAGATGCTGCTTCGTCGCTGGCTAATGGCATTCAGACCCCCACCCACCGACGCTGTCAGACAAGCAACTGGACTGGACAGCTCAGCAGCAGGACACTGGCCACAATCGCGGCCAGAGCCGCAGCCCCCTGGCCACAGACCACCTCTGCTGCCTCTTTTGGgagccctcccacctccctctggCTTGCCGAGGCCCCACCACAGGGGCTGAAgaactgggcggtggtggcagcTGTGGCAGTGGTACCTACAGCCTTGGGGCCAGCCCAGGCACGTGGGAACCTGTTTCAGGCCACTCTGTGGCCCCTCCGGGACCAGAGGGGGACCCAGGACAGCCTCAGCGCTCACCACTGCCTCATCTTGTCTCTGAAACCTGGACAAGGGCTCAGAATGGAAGGCGGTACTTCTGACATGAACTCACAGACCAGCCTGACGCCTGCGGAGGACCCGGTGAGCCGACCACAAGACAGCCCGGAGCCCAGGCAGCAGCTGCAGCCACTACCTGAGCCATCAGCCTCTACCCAGCCTGAAGCCAAGTATGTGGAGACGTGTGCTTCAGCTGGACTCCGAAGGGAGAGTCCCCAGACCCTGAAACTGCCACCAGAACACTGCCTCAAGAAGCAGGCCTCCAGGAGTCCGAAGACAAAAGCCCAGGATGAGCCCAGCGGCCATGCCCCTGAGGCTCCAGCTCCGGGGGAGAGTCCTGCTTCCTCCCAATGCCTCCCCTCCCAGGCTTGTGAGAACGActtctcaccttcctcctcctcctcctcctcctccccggTGGACAGTGCAGAAGACAATGGCCTTTCCAAAATGGATGACCCCACCAAGTTACTGGGGGTCCTGGCCACCTCCTCTTCATCCTTAGGCTTTGAGAGTGAGCCCGAAACGAGCTGCCGACAACACAAAGAAGAAGCAGGAGACCGGGCAGGAGcggggaaggacagaagagaaggggTCGATGATGGAACAGCGTCCTGCAAGGACATTATTGCTAAGTCCCACAGCAAGAGGGGTCCCCTGAGAAACGAGGACGCACACTACATCACcacccatgagatccagctgacTGAGGTAGAGCAGGGTATGGATTTCGACGTGGGGCTGGCTTCTCGCTGGGACTTCGAGGACAACAACGTAATCTATTCATTCGTGGACTACGCTTCATTTGGTGGCAGTGATGAGACCCCAGGAGACATCACCACGGAAGAAGATGATGACAATAGCTGTTACGTCAGCACCACACCAAGCACCAACGCGACTCGGACTCCCAGCCCCATCAGCAGCGACCTGGCTCGCCCGGGGGCAGGCAGCAGCGGCCGTGACACCAGCAGCACGGAAGTGGGCAGTGGCCCCTCTGACAGTGACACTGTCCCTCCACCCACTGGACCTGGCACTGCCACTCCACCTGAGCCTTTGCTGGAGCTCCGGGAGGCAGCCTTAGGGGCATCGGCCACTGCTGCAAGCAGCTGTGGGAGTGCAGCAAGCCAGATCCTCCTGTCAATCAAGCCAACTTCCCGGGCTATAAATGAGCCTAGCAACATGCGTGCAAAGCAAAACATTATTTATGCTGCCAAGCATGAAGGCGACATGAGCCTCCGAGTCTCTTCAGCTGCTGAACACAATTCAAGTTCACTGAAGCAAAATTCGGCTGCAGCCGTGGCTCAGGACCATGCAAAGAAATTCATTGCTGTCCCTGCTCGCCTGCAAACCAGGTGCGGGGCCATCCGGGCAAAGGAGCTGGTGGACTACTCCAGTGGTGCCTCCAGTGCAGTGAGCGAGCTGGACGATGCGGACAAAGAGGTGAGGAACCTAACCTCCAGGGCTTTCCGGAGCCTTGCTTACCCTTATTTTGAGGCTCTGAACATCAGCTCCCGGGAATCCTCTACCACGCTTTCTGAAGTGGGCTTTGGACGATGGTCAACCTTCCTGGACTTAAAATGTGGAGGTGTTGGAGCCAGAGTGGAACAGAGCCTGCTGCGGAGCAGCGCAGCCTCTGTGGCTGCAGGTCTGAGGAAGGGTGGTGGCACCCGAGCCACTGCAGACCAGCTCTACCTCCAGGCCAAGAAGTCGCAGACCAAGGCCTTGGAGTTTGTGGTCAGCAAAGTTGAGGGGGAAATCAAACATGTGGAGACACCCCTGTGCTTCCAGAAGCAGGTCCAAACCGGCTCTCGGGTGGTCACACTCTTGGAGCCCCTTAATCTCCGCAGCGAGAGCAAAGCCAGCTCAGCCACGGGGCCCTGCAGAATCACCAAAGGTTCTAGCAAGGGTCCAGGCTCTGTGTACACAGATGATGGCTCAGAGACATCTGAGGGTAGCAAGCCTGCCTCCCGCAGTGATGGCCCCCAGAAGAAATCCAAATTCGCTTCCAGCCTGCTCAAAAACGTCATCTCTAAGAAGATGCAGAGAGAGCATGAGTttaagatggagagaggagaagtcACCGACACATCTCACCGTAACCCCCCCAGCACGAAGGAGACAGAGGGACCTCCTGGGGCCGAGAAGCCGTGGGAGCGGGGTCTGCAGAGGCAGAGTTCACGACACTCCGAGGCTAGCTCTGAGTACACCGTGGTCAGTGTGTCCGATGCAGGTGGAGAAGGGTCTGTCGTAGGTTCTAAATCCCCCATTTTCAAAGCCAGTACTCCTCGAGAGAGCCACACGGGTTCTGGCCGAAATGTCTCCGATGGACACACGGAAgtatgtgaaattaaaaaaagtgCTTCAGAGACCGTGAAGGGCATCTTCCTTCGGAGTCAGAACAGCGCCTTCCGTacatggaaggagaaggaggcagagaaactgGAGGAGAAAGCTCCCGTTGGGAAGCTGAAGCTCCCCAAAggtggggactggagagctgaTCTTGGGGAGATCTCTGCCAGCAAGTCTACCATCATGTCTCGCCTCTTTGTTCCCAACATCCAGCAGACGCCCAAGGACAAACAGCCAGAGAAGCAGGCCACCAAGTACCCTGCCGCTGCTGCACAGGCTACCTCCGTGGCTGTGATCAGACCCAAGGCTCCGGAAATCAAGATCCGGCTAGGAAGTGTACAGCAGCCGAGCTCAGACTTCAACATTGCCAAGTTGCTCACGCCCAAGCTGGCCAGCGGCAGCAGCTCAAAGCTCTTCAAGACCATTGAGGATAACAGCAGGACCCAGCAAAAACTCTTCCGTGGTGGCGACAGTCTGGAAAAAGTACCCCAGTTCCAGGTGAGGGATGTTCGAGACAAGTCCAAGGCCTCGGGACCTCTCCACCAGGTGAGGGATGTGAGGAAGCTAATCAAAGGGTCAGGTGATAGCAGTGACAAGGGCAGTGTCACCCCAGAGCAGGGCTTGACAGGGCCTAAGCCTAGGCAGCTGACTCCTGCCTCGGGAGGATCTAGGTCCTTGTCCCCTATGGTGATTATGTGCCAGGCGGTTGCGAATCCGAGAGAAGAAGGTGTGGATCGAGAGCCCAGGGAAGGTGTGAGCCAAGTGAGCAATGGCGGTAGACTCTTGAACTCCTCCCCAGAAGGGACTGTCTTGGTTCACAGGGCATCTGGCAGGCTGCCTGTGGCCACCATTGCTCCCAATAAATCTGAGCAGGGCTCTTACCTTCCTGTGCTCAAGATTGTCTCCAAAGCTTCTGCTCAGAGGACCCCGGAGAAGCCCAAAGAGGAAGAGGTCAAGGAGGAGGGCAAAGCCCCAAAGCCAGCCCGGAATGCCCTGGAGAAGCTGACGGCTGCCGTGAGATCCATGGAAGAGCTTTACAGCTTCAACAGGAATGAATGGAAGCGCAAAAGTGACCCCTTGCCCATGATGGCTGACAGCCATGTCCTGTCACTCATAGCCagtgaggagaaggaaggggtagCTGGACCCGAAGGAGGAGACCCTGACAAGCTGGCCAAGCAGCTGGGACAGGTGGAGGAAAGGGACACTGGACACAAAGGTGGTGTGGTCCTGCGAGCGGCCCCCATAGAACGTCTGCAGAGGAGAAACtcaaaccccagcactgagagcGTGTCTGCCCGGGCGGCTGCCTTTGAGAACATGGCCAGAGAAAGGCCCCGGTCACTCTATATTCCTCCAGTCCACAAAGACGTGGAAAGAACGCAACCTTTGCAGCCCCTCCCCCCGCTTCCCAGCAATCGAAACGTGTTCACGGTGAGTTCTAGCAGCACTCAAAAAACTGGAGGTGTTGCTGGCAAGTTCCCACAAGGGCCTTCTCCCGAGGGCCTTTCAACAGCCAAGGGCATCAAAGCGCAGGGACTCAGATCCCTCAAGATCTCCCCAGCCACCCGAGCCCCTCCCGAGGATGCCACCAACAGGAAAACTGCTGTCACTTTGGAGAAGAGCAACAGTGACTGTGA
This region of Mus caroli chromosome 3, CAROLI_EIJ_v1.1, whole genome shotgun sequence genomic DNA includes:
- the C3H4orf54 gene encoding uncharacterized protein C4orf54 homolog, with protein sequence MLSVHFWQTPVRPTDAASSLANGIQTPTHRRCQTSNWTGQLSSRTLATIAARAAAPWPQTTSAASFGSPPTSLWLAEAPPQGLKNWAVVAAVAVVPTALGPAQARGNLFQATLWPLRDQRGTQDSLSAHHCLILSLKPGQGLRMEGGTSDMNSQTSLTPAEDPVSRPQDSPEPRQQLQPLPEPSASTQPEAKYVETCASAGLRRESPQTLKLPPEHCLKKQASRSPKTKAQDEPSGHAPEAPAPGESPASSQCLPSQACENDFSPSSSSSSSSPVDSAEDNGLSKMDDPTKLLGVLATSSSSLGFESEPETSCRQHKEEAGDRAGAGKDRREGVDDGTASCKDIIAKSHSKRGPLRNEDAHYITTHEIQLTEVEQGMDFDVGLASRWDFEDNNVIYSFVDYASFGGSDETPGDITTEEDDDNSCYVSTTPSTNATRTPSPISSDLARPGAGSSGRDTSSTEVGSGPSDSDTVPPPTGPGTATPPEPLLELREAALGASATAASSCGSAASQILLSIKPTSRAINEPSNMRAKQNIIYAAKHEGDMSLRVSSAAEHNSSSLKQNSAAAVAQDHAKKFIAVPARLQTRCGAIRAKELVDYSSGASSAVSELDDADKEVRNLTSRAFRSLAYPYFEALNISSRESSTTLSEVGFGRWSTFLDLKCGGVGARVEQSLLRSSAASVAAGLRKGGGTRATADQLYLQAKKSQTKALEFVVSKVEGEIKHVETPLCFQKQVQTGSRVVTLLEPLNLRSESKASSATGPCRITKGSSKGPGSVYTDDGSETSEGSKPASRSDGPQKKSKFASSLLKNVISKKMQREHEFKMERGEVTDTSHRNPPSTKETEGPPGAEKPWERGLQRQSSRHSEASSEYTVVSVSDAGGEGSVVGSKSPIFKASTPRESHTGSGRNVSDGHTEVCEIKKSASETVKGIFLRSQNSAFRTWKEKEAEKLEEKAPVGKLKLPKGGDWRADLGEISASKSTIMSRLFVPNIQQTPKDKQPEKQATKYPAAAAQATSVAVIRPKAPEIKIRLGSVQQPSSDFNIAKLLTPKLASGSSSKLFKTIEDNSRTQQKLFRGGDSLEKVPQFQVRDVRDKSKASGPLHQVRDVRKLIKGSGDSSDKGSVTPEQGLTGPKPRQLTPASGGSRSLSPMVIMCQAVANPREEGVDREPREGVSQVSNGGRLLNSSPEGTVLVHRASGRLPVATIAPNKSEQGSYLPVLKIVSKASAQRTPEKPKEEEVKEEGKAPKPARNALEKLTAAVRSMEELYSFNRNEWKRKSDPLPMMADSHVLSLIASEEKEGVAGPEGGDPDKLAKQLGQVEERDTGHKGGVVLRAAPIERLQRRNSNPSTESVSARAAAFENMARERPRSLYIPPVHKDVERTQPLQPLPPLPSNRNVFTVSSSSTQKTGGVAGKFPQGPSPEGLSTAKGIKAQGLRSLKISPATRAPPEDATNRKTAVTLEKSNSDCENYLTIPLKGSAASAELLGRPGASRDGPPSSSAATLCSLPPLSARSQVPSNPKGSQVSGTSRPAWRTKPDNHRETVVAAPTGPQSPEHTPTAVYHQQALPFTLQGAQPQVLCFSPPGMPAPAPAGPAAVPTDPFQQTQPQQTQRKMLLDVATGQYYLVDTPVQPMTRRLFDPETGQYVDVPMTSQQQPVAPMSLPVPPLALSPGAYGPTYMIYPGFLPTVLPPNALQPTPMAHTPGGSELSVAAETPSKETAAAFTEAPYFMASSQSPASSSSSAPAATPQLVGAKGFAQLHGKPVISITSQPLGPRIIAPPSFDGTTMSFVVEHR